In Roseisolibacter agri, the following proteins share a genomic window:
- a CDS encoding PAS domain-containing sensor histidine kinase: MSSLEQGAAGSESASGEGAAERRAAAEERRARDRSVMAVVEGMSDAFLSLDRDWRVTYANREAARLNGTSPAALVGRDHWTVWPETAGTEVERQYRRAIAEGVPVTFEHHYPAADVWHEIRAYPAEEGGLAVFYRDVTARKRLEEERARQARALAAAHDKAMAAEAQFRLLVDRVRDYAIFLMDPHGVVTHWGPGAERMTGWRAEAMTGQPVHRLYPAGGAEDGGAEDHLRHAALHGEYTGEGARRRRDATAFVARVVLTALREGGRLVGFSMIMQDLTAEREREATLERAIAAAETASTAKSQFLATTSHEIRTPLNAIIGYAELLDMGLGGTLTESQRAYVARIQATSRHLLALVNDVLDLAKIEAGQMHAAREPALVRDAVSAALQLVEPQARARRIALVNGCTEQTTTAYCGDAARVRQVLANLLSNAVRFTEAGGRVTVTCGEADAAAPEAAVAHAGAPGAPGAPGATRAWSFVRVEDTGVGIPPEQLERIWEAFVQADQGRTRRVGGSGLGLTISRHLARLMGGDITVRSQPGLGSSFMLWLPAADEEAVARARDAARGAADAATAAPVRVPGAARDAAGLHAVADALLGETERMLTRYAAALRTEPATPSAHGLGDAQLLDHTATFLADLAQSLTVIGEDGPDAAQMLRDGSTIQQLIAARHGAQRARLGWSEAEVRRDYEVLRETVHDTVRRLTPAAPDVARALGIVDTLLARAVEECLRAFREPR, from the coding sequence ATGTCATCGCTCGAACAGGGGGCCGCGGGATCCGAGTCGGCTTCCGGCGAGGGCGCGGCCGAGCGCCGCGCCGCCGCCGAGGAGCGCCGCGCGCGCGACCGCAGCGTGATGGCCGTCGTCGAGGGGATGTCCGACGCCTTCCTCTCGCTCGACCGCGACTGGCGCGTGACCTACGCGAACCGCGAGGCCGCGCGCCTCAACGGCACCTCGCCCGCCGCGCTGGTGGGGCGCGACCACTGGACCGTCTGGCCCGAGACCGCCGGGACCGAGGTCGAGCGGCAGTACCGGCGCGCGATCGCCGAGGGCGTGCCGGTGACGTTCGAGCACCACTACCCCGCGGCGGACGTCTGGCACGAGATCCGGGCGTATCCGGCCGAGGAGGGCGGGCTCGCGGTGTTCTACCGCGACGTCACCGCGCGCAAGCGGCTGGAGGAGGAGCGCGCGCGGCAGGCGCGCGCGCTGGCGGCGGCGCACGACAAGGCGATGGCCGCCGAGGCGCAGTTCCGCCTGCTCGTGGACCGCGTGCGCGACTACGCGATCTTCCTCATGGATCCCCACGGCGTCGTCACGCACTGGGGCCCGGGCGCGGAGCGCATGACGGGCTGGCGCGCGGAGGCGATGACCGGCCAGCCGGTGCACCGGCTCTATCCCGCCGGCGGCGCCGAGGACGGCGGCGCGGAGGACCACCTGCGCCACGCCGCGCTGCACGGCGAGTACACCGGCGAGGGCGCGCGCCGGCGGCGCGACGCCACCGCGTTCGTCGCGCGCGTGGTGCTGACCGCGCTGCGCGAGGGCGGGCGGCTGGTGGGCTTCTCGATGATCATGCAGGACCTCACCGCGGAGCGCGAGCGCGAGGCCACGCTGGAGCGCGCGATCGCGGCCGCCGAGACGGCGAGCACCGCGAAGTCGCAGTTCCTCGCCACCACCAGCCACGAGATCCGCACGCCGCTGAACGCGATCATCGGCTACGCGGAGCTGCTCGACATGGGGCTGGGCGGCACGCTCACGGAGTCGCAGCGCGCGTACGTCGCGCGCATCCAGGCGACGAGCCGCCACCTGCTGGCGCTCGTGAACGACGTGCTGGACCTGGCGAAGATCGAGGCCGGGCAGATGCACGCGGCGCGCGAGCCCGCGCTGGTGCGCGATGCCGTGTCGGCGGCGCTGCAGCTCGTGGAGCCGCAGGCGCGCGCGCGGCGCATCGCGCTCGTGAACGGCTGCACCGAGCAGACGACGACCGCCTACTGCGGCGACGCGGCGCGCGTGCGGCAGGTGCTCGCGAACCTGCTGTCGAACGCGGTGCGGTTCACCGAGGCGGGCGGCCGCGTGACGGTGACGTGCGGCGAGGCCGACGCCGCGGCGCCCGAGGCCGCGGTGGCGCATGCGGGCGCGCCGGGCGCGCCGGGCGCGCCGGGCGCGACGCGCGCGTGGTCGTTCGTGCGCGTCGAGGACACGGGCGTCGGCATCCCGCCGGAGCAGCTCGAGCGCATCTGGGAGGCGTTCGTGCAGGCGGACCAGGGCCGCACCCGGCGCGTGGGCGGATCGGGGCTCGGGCTCACCATCAGCCGCCACCTCGCCCGCCTGATGGGCGGCGACATCACGGTGCGCAGCCAGCCCGGCCTCGGCTCCTCGTTCATGCTCTGGCTCCCCGCGGCGGACGAGGAGGCGGTGGCGCGCGCCCGCGACGCGGCGCGCGGCGCGGCCGACGCCGCGACGGCGGCGCCCGTGCGCGTCCCGGGCGCCGCGCGCGACGCGGCCGGGCTGCACGCGGTCGCGGACGCGCTGCTGGGCGAGACGGAGCGCATGCTCACGCGGTACGCGGCCGCGCTGCGCACCGAGCCGGCGACGCCGAGCGCGCACGGGCTGGGCGACGCGCAGCTGCTGGACCACACGGCGACCTTCCTGGCCGACCTGGCGCAGTCGCTGACGGTCATCGGCGAGGACGGCCCGGACGCCGCGCAGATGCTGCGCGACGGCTCGACCATCCAGCAGCTGATCGCCGCGCGCCACGGCGCGCAGCGTGCGCGCCTGGGCTGGAGCGAGGCCGAGGTGCGCCGCGACTACGAGGTGCTGCGCGAGACGGTGCACGACACCGTGCGCCGGCTCACGCCCGCCGCCCCCGACGTCGCGCGCGCGCTCGGCATCGTGGACACGCTGCTCGCGCGCGCGGTGGAGGAGTGCCTGCGCGCGTTCCGCGAGCCGCGCTGA
- a CDS encoding winged helix DNA-binding domain-containing protein — protein sequence MSAPLSLRALNRATLARQHLLARTTADAVTVVHDVAGLQAQLARPPFVGLWTRIAGFTREGLTAPVHGRRLVRATAMRGTLHVMTAADYLALRAPLATMLAAGAAGVLGARSDGFDADRLLAEAREILHARGPLPFDALRDALAARWPDADVRAMGYTVRMHLPLVQVPTDGAPWAWDGKAPFTPADTWLGASCATDAGPAALVRRYLAAFGPATPADAQAWSGLKGLRATFDAMRDALVTLRDDRGRELFDLPDAPRPGEDADAPVRLLPEFDNLVLAHHDRTRIVADAQRPRIVSKNLQVAATFLVDGMVAGTWTVATARGTATLTLHPFAALAPRARRALEAEGEALVRFVEPEARAHAVVVATGD from the coding sequence ATGTCCGCCCCACTCTCCCTCCGCGCCCTCAACCGAGCCACGCTCGCGCGCCAGCATCTGCTCGCGCGCACGACCGCCGACGCGGTGACCGTGGTGCACGACGTCGCCGGGCTGCAGGCGCAGCTCGCGCGGCCGCCGTTCGTGGGGCTCTGGACGCGCATCGCGGGCTTCACGCGCGAGGGGCTCACCGCGCCCGTGCACGGGCGGCGGCTCGTGCGCGCGACGGCGATGCGCGGCACGCTGCACGTCATGACCGCCGCCGACTACCTCGCGCTGCGCGCCCCGCTCGCGACGATGCTCGCCGCCGGCGCGGCGGGCGTGCTCGGCGCGCGGAGCGATGGCTTCGACGCCGATCGGCTCCTCGCCGAGGCGCGCGAGATCCTGCACGCGCGCGGCCCGCTCCCGTTCGACGCGCTGCGCGACGCGCTCGCCGCGCGGTGGCCCGACGCCGACGTGCGCGCGATGGGCTACACGGTCCGCATGCACCTCCCGCTCGTGCAGGTCCCCACCGACGGCGCGCCGTGGGCGTGGGACGGCAAGGCGCCGTTCACGCCCGCCGACACGTGGCTCGGTGCCTCGTGCGCGACGGACGCCGGGCCCGCGGCGCTCGTGCGGCGCTACCTCGCGGCGTTCGGGCCCGCCACGCCCGCCGACGCGCAGGCGTGGTCGGGCCTCAAGGGGCTGCGCGCGACGTTCGACGCGATGCGCGACGCGCTGGTGACGCTGCGCGACGACCGCGGGCGCGAGCTGTTCGACCTCCCCGACGCGCCGCGTCCCGGCGAGGACGCCGACGCGCCCGTGCGGCTCCTCCCCGAGTTCGACAACCTCGTGCTCGCGCACCACGACCGCACGCGCATCGTCGCCGACGCGCAGCGCCCGCGCATCGTCTCGAAGAACCTGCAGGTCGCGGCGACGTTCCTCGTGGATGGCATGGTCGCGGGGACGTGGACGGTCGCGACGGCGCGCGGCACCGCGACGCTGACGCTCCACCCCTTCGCGGCGCTGGCCCCGCGGGCGCGCCGCGCGCTGGAGGCCGAGGGGGAGGCGCTCGTGCGGTTCGTCGAGCCGGAGGCCCGCGCGCACGCCGTGGTCGTGGCGACAGGAGACTGA
- a CDS encoding Flp family type IVb pilin yields MLRALRDEHGATLTEYALLVACIAVVVIGAVQLLGTGSSNGLTSAGTTISSGRHVPGSGNGGGNGNGGGNSGCGTQC; encoded by the coding sequence ATGCTCCGCGCCCTCCGCGACGAACACGGCGCCACCCTGACGGAGTACGCGCTCCTCGTCGCCTGCATCGCCGTCGTGGTCATCGGCGCCGTGCAGCTGCTGGGGACCGGCTCGTCGAACGGGCTGACGTCCGCCGGCACGACCATCTCGAGCGGCCGCCACGTCCCCGGCAGCGGCAACGGCGGCGGGAACGGCAACGGGGGCGGGAACAGCGGCTGCGGCACCCAGTGCTGA
- a CDS encoding carboxypeptidase regulatory-like domain-containing protein, with protein MLLRLAGRAVVVLSLLATPTLAHAQHARLDGIVHDSVGARPLPGALVWLAGSDRSAVTDSLGRWTLGNVPAGRVTLTYAHPALDSLGLTDLRAEATLAAGETRTLTLAGPSFATFAGRLCGGAVPPDAGIVFGSVSDTRGTLFEGAQVSAEWTRLVDPRDPRFGSSERRVATSDGRGMYAMCGVVVDQGLTLVAATDRGRSGLLDVLLPATRLLRQDLMVGAATGLTGPAVLQGVVRDSAGAPVVGARIAFGGGDAEDDAAPTARTDAAGRFALAGLPEGTQMVDVMAIGFSPERRPVDLTAARPAEVTVTLRRARLLATVSVTAAAVARFHQGLETRRLRGFGTVLTREQLDALPDVGAALRTVPRVSVGYNRGSRSVAFRQGLSSCQPDVYIDGSRVERGSGNGGSLGSVSARSGGTPGNLDQLPPPQELAALEVYTRPAAIPYELNPGFTECGAVYAWTKQYAGRGGR; from the coding sequence ATGCTCCTCCGCCTCGCGGGACGCGCGGTCGTCGTGCTCTCCCTCCTCGCCACGCCGACGCTCGCGCACGCGCAGCACGCGCGGCTCGACGGCATCGTCCACGACAGCGTCGGCGCGCGGCCGCTGCCGGGCGCGCTCGTGTGGCTCGCGGGGAGCGACCGCAGCGCGGTCACCGACTCGCTGGGCCGCTGGACGCTGGGCAACGTGCCCGCGGGGCGCGTCACGCTCACGTACGCGCACCCCGCGCTCGACTCGCTGGGGCTGACCGACCTGCGCGCGGAGGCGACGCTGGCCGCCGGCGAGACGCGCACGCTGACGCTCGCGGGACCCTCGTTCGCGACGTTCGCGGGGCGGCTGTGCGGCGGCGCGGTGCCCCCTGACGCGGGCATCGTCTTCGGGAGCGTCTCCGACACGCGCGGCACGCTGTTCGAGGGCGCGCAGGTGAGCGCCGAGTGGACGCGGCTGGTCGATCCGCGCGATCCGCGGTTCGGGAGCAGCGAGCGGCGCGTCGCGACGTCCGACGGGCGCGGGATGTACGCGATGTGCGGCGTCGTCGTCGACCAGGGGCTCACCCTCGTCGCCGCCACCGACCGGGGACGCAGCGGGCTGCTCGACGTGCTGCTCCCCGCGACGCGGCTGCTGCGGCAGGACCTGATGGTCGGCGCGGCCACGGGCCTCACGGGCCCCGCGGTGCTGCAGGGCGTCGTGCGCGACTCGGCCGGCGCGCCGGTGGTGGGCGCGCGCATCGCGTTCGGCGGCGGCGACGCGGAGGACGACGCGGCACCCACCGCGCGCACCGACGCGGCGGGCCGCTTCGCGCTCGCCGGCCTGCCCGAGGGGACGCAGATGGTGGACGTGATGGCCATCGGCTTCTCCCCCGAGCGGCGGCCGGTGGACCTCACCGCCGCGCGGCCGGCGGAGGTGACGGTGACGCTGCGCCGCGCGCGGCTGCTGGCGACGGTGAGCGTGACGGCGGCCGCGGTCGCGCGCTTCCACCAGGGGCTCGAGACGCGGCGGCTGCGCGGCTTCGGGACCGTCCTCACGCGCGAGCAGCTGGACGCGCTGCCCGACGTCGGCGCGGCGCTCCGCACGGTCCCGCGCGTGAGCGTGGGCTACAACCGCGGCAGCCGCTCCGTCGCGTTCCGGCAGGGGCTCTCGTCGTGCCAGCCGGACGTCTACATCGACGGCTCGCGCGTCGAGCGGGGGTCGGGCAACGGCGGCTCGCTGGGCAGCGTCTCGGCGCGGTCCGGGGGCACGCCGGGCAACCTCGATCAGCTGCCGCCGCCCCAGGAGCTGGCCGCGCTCGAGGTCTACACGCGCCCCGCGGCCATCCCGTACGAGCTGAATCCGGGCTTCACGGAGTGCGGCGCGGTCTACGCCTGGACGAAGCAGTACGCGGGGCGCGGCGGCCGCTGA
- a CDS encoding DUF6265 family protein, whose translation MRTLPRLRRAAPVVVALALLPSPAAAQASAPPSGTAALGWLAGCWERRDGATLVEEQWSAPRGGTMLGTARTTRGDTLREWETTRLYDAPDGALVYAANPSGQTPTEFRMARPATATPATWSALAFENRAHDFPQVIRYRAVGRDSLLAQIEGPRGGQTRTVDYPMRRVPCPGAAAAAASAAATSTPAARAADVASVDAILAALYDVISGPAGQKRDWDRMRSLFAPGARLIPTGRTADGSFRQRTWTVEEYIANAGVGLETNGFFEREIGRRTETYGNIVHAFSAYDSRRTAADPQPFARGINSIQLWNDGTRWWVVTVFWEGERPDNPIPAQYIGTPK comes from the coding sequence ATGCGCACGCTTCCTCGCCTCCGCCGCGCCGCGCCCGTAGTCGTCGCGCTGGCGCTGCTCCCGTCGCCCGCCGCCGCCCAGGCGAGCGCGCCACCGTCCGGCACCGCGGCCCTCGGCTGGCTCGCGGGATGCTGGGAGCGGCGCGATGGCGCCACGCTCGTCGAGGAGCAGTGGAGCGCGCCGCGCGGCGGCACGATGCTCGGCACCGCGCGCACGACGCGCGGCGACACGCTGCGCGAGTGGGAGACGACGCGCCTCTACGACGCGCCCGACGGCGCGCTGGTGTACGCCGCCAACCCGTCGGGGCAGACGCCGACCGAGTTCCGCATGGCGCGCCCCGCGACCGCGACGCCCGCGACGTGGAGCGCGCTCGCGTTCGAGAACCGCGCGCACGACTTCCCGCAGGTCATCCGCTACCGCGCCGTGGGCCGCGACTCGCTGCTGGCGCAGATCGAGGGGCCGCGCGGCGGGCAGACGCGCACCGTCGACTATCCGATGCGCCGCGTGCCCTGCCCGGGCGCCGCTGCCGCCGCCGCATCGGCCGCCGCGACGTCCACGCCCGCCGCGCGCGCCGCCGACGTCGCGTCGGTGGACGCGATCCTCGCGGCGCTCTACGACGTGATCTCTGGTCCCGCGGGGCAGAAGCGCGACTGGGACCGCATGCGATCGCTGTTCGCGCCGGGCGCGCGGCTCATCCCCACGGGCCGCACGGCGGACGGCAGCTTCCGCCAGCGCACGTGGACCGTCGAGGAGTACATCGCGAACGCCGGCGTGGGCCTCGAGACGAACGGGTTCTTCGAGCGCGAGATCGGGCGGCGCACGGAGACGTACGGCAACATCGTGCACGCCTTCAGCGCCTACGACAGCCGCCGCACCGCCGCGGATCCGCAGCCGTTCGCGCGCGGGATCAACAGCATCCAGCTGTGGAACGACGGGACGCGCTGGTGGGTGGTGACGGTGTTCTGGGAGGGCGAGCGCCCGGACAACCCGATCCCGGCGCAGTACATCGGAACGCCGAAGTGA
- a CDS encoding response regulator has protein sequence MHRILIVEDSTPLAEALERTLALEGHHVLLATRAQEALARATHEPPDLVVLDLGLPDRDGYHVLRELRGRGEECPVLILSARSLESDKVEGFRLGADDYVTKPFGALELLARISALLRRTRRATAAVPQGAMRTLADDELRARFGLTGRQITVARLVAEGCTNAEIASRLGLSFFTVRNHAEQMMAKLRVSNRSAVAPLLLEPM, from the coding sequence ATGCACCGCATCCTCATCGTCGAGGACTCGACGCCGCTGGCCGAGGCGCTGGAGCGGACGCTGGCGCTGGAGGGACACCACGTGCTGCTGGCGACGCGCGCGCAGGAGGCGCTCGCACGCGCGACGCACGAGCCGCCCGACCTCGTGGTGCTCGACCTCGGCCTCCCCGACCGCGACGGCTACCACGTGCTGCGCGAGCTGCGCGGCCGCGGCGAGGAGTGTCCGGTGCTGATCCTCAGCGCGCGGTCGCTGGAGTCCGACAAGGTCGAGGGCTTCCGGCTCGGCGCCGACGACTACGTGACGAAGCCGTTCGGCGCGCTGGAGCTGCTGGCGCGCATCTCCGCGCTGCTGCGCCGCACGCGGCGCGCGACGGCCGCGGTGCCGCAGGGCGCGATGCGCACGCTGGCCGACGACGAGCTGCGCGCACGCTTCGGCCTCACGGGGCGGCAGATCACGGTCGCGCGCCTGGTGGCCGAGGGGTGCACGAACGCGGAGATCGCGAGCCGGCTGGGGCTCAGCTTCTTCACCGTGCGCAACCACGCCGAGCAGATGATGGCGAAGCTGCGCGTCTCGAACCGCTCGGCCGTCGCGCCGCTGCTGCTGGAGCCGATGTAG
- a CDS encoding sensor histidine kinase, protein MSGAVAMRATDDARRARLRACTILLVDDEEANLDLLEALLNDEGYVHLVRTQDPRTVPALVAAHAPDLVLLDLHMPHRHGLDVLADLQAATPPWDYRPVLVLTADATWEARERALACGARDFVTKPFEATEVLLRVENLLEARTLHAAERAGRERVSLLAAWSGLLAASMDPATALAQLPHLLVPRWARACEVLAPDVPPPDDAHSAPVADAERVVATIVAHDAVDGALVDELAARAGLAAEHARLLAAAELATRERERLLAVVAHDLRNPLGAVALYAEMLGSLQPDVGDAYVRGALATIHSSTVGMQRLVEDLLDASTLRGDALRIVRADVRAGAVFDEAERMLRPMAEARGLALTVAADDGAAERVVAVDGPRVVQLLSNLVGNAVKFTPPGGAVTVRYAVTDDALTASVADTGAGIDADDLPHLFTAFWRRDRRDPQGAGLGLWIARAVAEAHDGTLRVASRPGHGTTFHLAVPLVARPARRRED, encoded by the coding sequence ATGAGCGGCGCGGTCGCGATGCGCGCGACGGACGACGCGCGGCGCGCGCGGCTGCGCGCGTGCACGATCCTGCTGGTCGACGACGAGGAGGCGAACCTCGACCTGCTGGAGGCGCTGCTGAACGACGAGGGCTACGTGCATCTCGTGCGCACGCAGGACCCGCGCACGGTGCCCGCGCTCGTCGCGGCGCACGCGCCCGACCTCGTGCTGCTCGACCTCCACATGCCGCACCGGCACGGGCTGGACGTGCTGGCCGACCTCCAGGCCGCGACACCGCCGTGGGACTACCGTCCGGTGCTGGTGCTCACCGCCGACGCGACGTGGGAGGCGCGCGAGCGCGCGCTGGCGTGCGGCGCGCGCGACTTCGTGACCAAGCCGTTCGAGGCCACGGAGGTGCTGCTGCGCGTCGAGAACCTGCTGGAGGCGCGCACGCTGCACGCCGCCGAGCGCGCGGGGCGCGAGCGCGTGTCGCTGCTGGCGGCGTGGAGCGGGCTGCTGGCCGCGTCGATGGACCCGGCGACGGCGCTGGCGCAGCTGCCGCACCTGCTGGTGCCGCGCTGGGCGCGCGCCTGCGAGGTTCTCGCGCCCGACGTGCCGCCGCCCGACGACGCGCACAGCGCGCCGGTCGCCGACGCGGAGCGCGTGGTGGCGACGATCGTCGCGCACGACGCGGTGGACGGCGCGCTGGTCGACGAGCTGGCGGCGCGCGCGGGGCTGGCGGCCGAGCATGCGCGGCTGCTGGCGGCCGCGGAGCTGGCGACGCGCGAGCGCGAGCGCCTCCTCGCCGTGGTCGCCCACGACCTCCGCAACCCACTCGGCGCCGTCGCGCTGTACGCGGAGATGCTCGGCAGCCTGCAGCCCGACGTCGGCGACGCGTACGTGCGCGGCGCGCTGGCGACCATTCATTCCAGCACCGTCGGGATGCAGCGGCTGGTGGAGGACCTGCTGGACGCCAGCACGCTGCGCGGCGATGCACTGCGCATCGTGCGCGCCGACGTGCGCGCCGGCGCGGTGTTCGACGAGGCGGAGCGGATGCTGCGCCCGATGGCGGAGGCGCGCGGGCTCGCGCTCACCGTCGCGGCGGACGACGGCGCCGCCGAGCGCGTGGTGGCGGTGGACGGGCCGCGCGTCGTGCAGCTGCTCTCGAACCTCGTCGGCAACGCGGTGAAGTTCACGCCGCCGGGCGGCGCGGTGACGGTGCGCTACGCGGTCACGGACGACGCGCTGACGGCATCGGTCGCGGACACCGGCGCGGGCATCGACGCCGACGACCTGCCGCACCTGTTCACCGCGTTCTGGCGCCGCGACCGCCGCGATCCGCAGGGCGCGGGGCTGGGGCTCTGGATCGCGCGCGCGGTCGCCGAGGCGCACGACGGCACGCTGCGCGTCGCGTCGCGGCCGGGACACGGGACGACGTTCCACCTCGCGGTCCCCCTCGTCGCGCGGCCCGCGCGGCGCCGGGAGGACTGA
- a CDS encoding PAS domain S-box protein, whose protein sequence is MPHTAPADRPLATPPAAPPSARLGELLATLRRQGWDDPVAAARALLELAADAVRADACALWLFGDAAGAHALLHHPPRPAPCMRTPEQAAAFADAPPPDHATLDAHDSVAIGDGALDVAIRVRGALAGALRTSRASAPFTDEERAFLAGVADRLAPEVLVTSRAGAERTLAEREALVRDVERIMGMGSWSVDVLHDRVHWSDEQCRIHGIDPSRAPRTQAEQHALIHPDDLPGVLARFARLREDDAPVSAEYRVVRPDGAVRLIQTRGQLVHAGEDGRPRVVGAALDITDRRETELALRVSEASYRAIFDASIDAVFVHDVETGAIVDANRAACEFSQVTLDELRRDGLRIIANGPPPFTPDRAAALMQQAAAGEPVRFEWMSLLHDTGEELWVEVSLQRVAIGGTDRVLALVRDIRERKRAERALQAREESYRTIFRHASDAMWLHDVDTGAFIEVNDAACEVFGRTADETRAIGVGGLSAGYPPFSLDDAFRYITAAAAGEPQRFEWLGPHRDGRDVWLEMRLRRVTIDGVDRILATGRDINDRKAAEAALRQANEELERRVEVRTAELARAKEDAERANRAKSEFLSRMSHELRTPMNSILGFAQLLARAELPAAQGRSVQHILKAGRHLLHLINEVLEISRIEAGREHFSLEPVALAPALQEVIGLVRPLAQQGGVELREGAWPREAFVRADRHRLVQVLLNLLSNAIKYNRAGGWVRLACAPREGGEGSAGSDGWVVRVEDAGRGIPADRIDQLFTPFARLGAEQTEVEGTGLGLALSQRLCEAMGGALTLETSGEAGSVFRVELSGAEDPRRELLAAAPGPEAPVAHRDATILYVEDNLANLSLVDTILLARPRWRTLPALQGGLGVELAREHLPDVVLLDLHLPDLPGDEVLRRLRADPRTAPIPVIVVSADATSASLERLRAAGADAYLTKPLDVDEFLRVVERFLPAGEP, encoded by the coding sequence TGTTCGGCGACGCGGCCGGTGCCCATGCGCTGCTGCACCACCCGCCGCGCCCGGCGCCCTGCATGAGGACGCCCGAGCAGGCGGCCGCCTTCGCCGACGCGCCGCCGCCCGACCACGCGACGCTCGACGCGCACGACAGCGTCGCGATCGGTGACGGCGCGCTCGACGTCGCGATCCGCGTGCGCGGCGCACTCGCGGGCGCGCTGCGCACGTCGCGCGCGTCGGCGCCCTTCACCGACGAGGAGCGCGCCTTCCTCGCCGGCGTCGCCGACCGGCTCGCGCCCGAGGTCCTGGTGACGTCGCGCGCCGGCGCCGAGCGGACGCTCGCGGAGCGCGAGGCGCTGGTGCGCGACGTCGAGCGCATCATGGGCATGGGCAGCTGGTCGGTGGACGTGCTGCACGACCGCGTGCACTGGTCCGACGAGCAGTGCCGCATCCACGGCATCGACCCGTCGCGCGCCCCGCGCACGCAGGCCGAGCAGCACGCGCTCATCCACCCCGACGACCTGCCGGGCGTGCTCGCGCGCTTCGCGCGGCTGCGCGAGGACGACGCGCCCGTGAGCGCCGAGTACCGCGTGGTGCGCCCCGACGGCGCCGTGCGGCTGATCCAGACGCGCGGGCAGCTGGTGCACGCGGGCGAGGACGGGCGCCCGCGCGTCGTCGGCGCGGCGCTCGACATCACCGACCGGCGCGAGACCGAGCTGGCGCTGCGCGTCTCCGAGGCGAGCTACCGCGCGATCTTCGACGCGTCCATCGACGCGGTGTTCGTGCACGACGTCGAGACGGGCGCGATCGTCGACGCCAACCGCGCGGCGTGCGAGTTCAGCCAGGTGACGCTCGACGAGCTGCGGCGCGACGGGCTGCGGATCATCGCCAACGGCCCGCCACCGTTCACGCCCGACCGCGCGGCGGCGCTCATGCAGCAGGCCGCGGCGGGCGAGCCGGTGCGCTTCGAGTGGATGTCGCTGCTCCACGACACGGGCGAGGAGCTGTGGGTGGAGGTGAGCCTGCAGCGCGTGGCGATCGGCGGCACGGACCGCGTGCTGGCGCTGGTGCGCGACATCCGCGAGCGCAAGCGCGCCGAGCGCGCGCTGCAGGCACGCGAGGAGAGCTACCGCACGATCTTCCGCCACGCGTCCGACGCGATGTGGCTGCACGACGTCGACACGGGCGCCTTCATCGAGGTGAACGACGCGGCGTGCGAGGTGTTCGGCCGCACGGCCGACGAGACGCGTGCGATCGGCGTGGGCGGGCTGAGCGCGGGCTATCCGCCGTTCAGCCTCGACGACGCGTTCCGCTACATCACGGCCGCCGCCGCGGGCGAGCCGCAGCGCTTCGAGTGGCTCGGCCCCCACAGGGACGGGCGCGACGTCTGGCTGGAGATGCGGCTGCGGCGCGTCACGATCGACGGTGTCGACCGCATCCTCGCCACCGGGCGCGACATCAACGACCGCAAGGCGGCCGAGGCGGCGCTGCGGCAGGCGAACGAGGAGCTGGAGCGGCGCGTCGAGGTGCGCACCGCCGAGCTGGCGCGCGCCAAGGAGGACGCCGAGCGCGCCAACCGCGCGAAGAGCGAGTTCCTCAGCCGCATGAGCCACGAGCTCCGCACGCCCATGAACAGCATCCTCGGCTTCGCGCAGCTGCTGGCGCGCGCCGAGCTGCCGGCGGCGCAGGGGCGGTCGGTGCAGCACATCCTGAAGGCGGGGCGCCACCTGCTGCACCTCATCAACGAGGTGCTCGAGATCTCGCGCATCGAGGCGGGGCGCGAGCACTTCTCGCTGGAGCCGGTGGCGCTCGCGCCGGCGCTGCAGGAGGTGATCGGGCTGGTGCGGCCGCTCGCGCAGCAGGGCGGCGTGGAGCTGCGCGAGGGCGCGTGGCCGCGCGAGGCGTTCGTGCGCGCGGACCGCCACCGGCTGGTGCAGGTGCTGCTCAACCTCCTCTCGAACGCGATCAAGTACAACCGCGCGGGCGGGTGGGTGCGCCTCGCGTGCGCGCCGCGCGAGGGTGGTGAGGGTAGTGCCGGCAGCGACGGCTGGGTCGTGCGCGTGGAGGACGCGGGGCGCGGCATCCCGGCGGACCGCATCGACCAGCTCTTCACGCCGTTCGCGCGGCTGGGCGCGGAGCAGACGGAGGTCGAGGGCACGGGGCTCGGGCTCGCGCTGTCGCAGCGGCTGTGCGAGGCGATGGGCGGCGCGCTGACGCTGGAGACGAGCGGTGAGGCGGGCAGCGTCTTCCGCGTGGAGTTGAGCGGCGCCGAGGATCCGCGGCGCGAGCTGCTGGCGGCGGCGCCGGGGCCGGAAGCGCCCGTCGCGCACCGCGACGCGACCATCCTCTACGTCGAGGACAACCTCGCGAACCTCAGCCTCGTCGACACGATCCTGCTCGCGCGGCCGCGCTGGCGCACGCTCCCCGCGCTGCAGGGCGGCCTGGGCGTGGAGCTGGCGCGCGAGCACCTGCCCGACGTCGTGCTGCTCGACCTGCACCTCCCCGACCTGCCGGGCGACGAGGTGCTGCGCCGGCTGCGCGCCGATCCGCGCACCGCCCCGATCCCGGTGATCGTCGTCAGCGCGGACGCGACGTCGGCGTCGCTGGAGCGGCTGCGCGCAGCGGGCGCGGACGCGTACCTCACGAAGCCGCTCGACGTCGACGAGTTCCTGCGCGTCGTCGAGCGCTTCCTGCCGGCGGGCGAGCCATGA